The Methanomassiliicoccales archaeon genome includes a region encoding these proteins:
- a CDS encoding phosphatase PAP2 family protein: protein MKEAHVSTSDKQKAKERNYLVIVLIATITTFLIILQNDRVIAWDKNAFLQINALWNPSFEFVCRIFAEMGSFFFWFLVIPIFWFLKKKELAIYLLLAILLHIAVGGSIKYAIDRPRPFEVLENVHTVYLPRDPSFPSGHTEGSFAAAAALGARDWRFILPFGIFAIAIGFGRIYYGVHWPLDVIGGAVFGIIIGLIVSTLDIDVLKEKMINIVKIFR from the coding sequence ATGAAAGAAGCGCATGTGTCAACTTCTGATAAGCAGAAAGCAAAAGAAAGAAATTACCTCGTTATTGTCCTCATAGCGACCATCACAACCTTTCTTATAATTCTTCAAAACGATCGCGTGATCGCGTGGGATAAAAATGCTTTTCTTCAAATAAACGCTCTTTGGAATCCTAGCTTCGAGTTCGTGTGCAGGATTTTTGCTGAGATGGGTTCTTTCTTCTTCTGGTTTCTCGTAATTCCAATTTTCTGGTTTTTGAAAAAGAAAGAGCTCGCAATTTATTTGCTTCTAGCAATTCTCCTTCACATCGCGGTTGGCGGTTCCATTAAGTATGCTATCGATAGACCAAGACCTTTTGAGGTGTTGGAGAATGTTCACACTGTGTACCTTCCGAGGGATCCTTCATTTCCATCAGGGCATACAGAAGGAAGCTTTGCGGCCGCTGCTGCACTTGGTGCAAGGGACTGGCGCTTCATTTTACCTTTTGGCATATTCGCAATAGCAATTGGCTTTGGAAGGATCTATTACGGCGTTCACTGGCCGCTCGATGTTATAGGCGGCGCTGTCTTCGGAATAATCATAGGACTCATTGTATCGACATTGGATATTGATGTGCTCAAAGAGAAAATGATCAACATCGTTAAGATTTTTAGGTAA
- a CDS encoding EamA family transporter has protein sequence MPVFKPASIGEGEFTKNKAIALTFLSSMMFATSYVAIKIGVEAGDPLAFQALAIGLGGILAVFLAVMRGNLTLRIYQKWEVWAAMLIGAISIALEFLGMTMTNASKGALIIGSTVVFAAPLSALVLKERFNRTSMVGIALGMIGLVSLTTGWNFKNLLEGEFLGDMMLIGSAATGATIWVLTKRALRRLTYDQWITGVYTLYPIPLFVFACATGASFALDLDSMIPTFYVGIMCTSIPSLLWAKGLTKITVTTSATIVLSEAIFGTLLGCIILGEVLTFPGIAGAAMIFAAIYISAKREESCEDKEEGVSCESHEMNSGHRSATEFC, from the coding sequence ATGCCGGTCTTCAAACCCGCATCGATAGGAGAAGGGGAGTTCACAAAGAACAAGGCCATAGCTCTCACCTTCCTCTCAAGCATGATGTTCGCCACTTCGTATGTGGCGATAAAAATCGGCGTGGAAGCGGGCGATCCACTCGCTTTCCAAGCGCTCGCCATCGGTTTAGGCGGCATTCTCGCAGTTTTTCTTGCAGTGATGAGGGGAAATTTGACATTGAGAATATATCAAAAATGGGAGGTTTGGGCAGCGATGCTTATTGGCGCTATATCGATCGCTCTCGAATTCCTTGGGATGACGATGACGAATGCCTCGAAGGGGGCACTCATCATAGGAAGTACGGTGGTGTTTGCGGCGCCGCTCTCAGCGCTTGTGCTTAAGGAGCGTTTCAACAGAACTTCTATGGTCGGAATCGCATTGGGAATGATCGGTCTTGTTTCCTTAACAACTGGCTGGAACTTCAAGAATTTGCTGGAAGGCGAGTTTCTTGGAGACATGATGCTCATCGGATCTGCAGCGACGGGTGCCACCATATGGGTTCTGACCAAAAGAGCACTGCGTCGTTTGACTTATGATCAGTGGATCACGGGTGTTTATACACTCTACCCAATACCGCTGTTCGTCTTTGCATGTGCAACAGGCGCATCCTTCGCTCTTGATTTGGATTCAATGATTCCCACATTTTATGTCGGAATAATGTGTACTTCCATACCATCGCTGCTGTGGGCAAAGGGATTGACGAAAATCACCGTGACGACATCGGCCACCATTGTGCTCTCCGAAGCTATCTTCGGAACCCTACTCGGTTGCATCATTCTGGGAGAAGTGCTCACATTCCCAGGTATCGCCGGTGCTGCCATGATCTTTGCAGCTATATACATCTCTGCGAAAAGAGAGGAGTCATGTGAGGATAAGGAAGAAGGAGTATCATGTGAATCACACGAAATGAATTCGGGGCACAGGTCTGCAACTGAATTCTGCTAG
- a CDS encoding universal stress protein → MFEKVLLPVDFSQQSLMMTDCVAELRQFGAEHVIILHVMPSRGDLPDEQKRIAEDLVNKLKERGFEAEFRVVYGDPVHEILAMAEREKVTLIVMASSGKGRAREFFVGSTSFGVVRRTRKPVLIDKFEVIDADGARRIKPACTTLFRTALVPVDFSRCTDKIIDHLHHLAKRGLRKIVLFHVIESRKYSVSSDKRFDEVRKHLESLEKDLTEAGFEVMTHVHYGTPSYNILEAVREFEASLIIIGASGKSFFKGLALGSTSEEVIRRADVPLLVLSC, encoded by the coding sequence ATGTTTGAAAAAGTTCTCCTGCCCGTCGATTTCTCCCAACAATCTCTCATGATGACAGATTGCGTCGCAGAGCTTAGACAGTTCGGTGCAGAACATGTGATCATCCTTCACGTCATGCCATCAAGAGGCGATCTTCCAGACGAGCAAAAAAGGATCGCTGAGGATCTCGTCAACAAGCTGAAGGAAAGGGGGTTTGAGGCGGAGTTCAGAGTCGTATATGGCGATCCTGTCCATGAGATTCTTGCAATGGCCGAAAGGGAAAAGGTAACACTCATCGTTATGGCATCGAGCGGTAAGGGCCGTGCACGCGAATTTTTCGTTGGAAGCACGTCATTTGGCGTCGTTAGGAGAACGCGCAAGCCCGTGCTTATCGACAAGTTTGAGGTGATTGATGCAGATGGAGCTCGGAGGATCAAGCCTGCCTGCACGACGCTTTTTAGAACAGCACTCGTGCCAGTCGATTTCTCGAGGTGTACGGATAAAATCATCGATCATTTGCATCATCTCGCGAAGCGGGGATTGAGGAAAATTGTGTTGTTCCATGTGATTGAATCTCGGAAATACAGCGTGTCTTCAGACAAGAGATTTGATGAAGTAAGAAAACACTTGGAATCCTTGGAAAAAGATTTGACGGAAGCCGGATTTGAAGTCATGACGCACGTCCATTATGGTACACCATCATACAATATTCTGGAGGCTGTGAGGGAGTTCGAAGCCTCGCTCATCATTATAGGAGCATCGGGGAAGAGTTTCTTCAAGGGTCTTGCCCTCGGAAGCACATCAGAGGAGGTGATTAGGAGGGCCGATGTACCGCTCCTTGTGTTGAGCTGCTGA